Proteins co-encoded in one Brassica oleracea var. oleracea cultivar TO1000 chromosome C4, BOL, whole genome shotgun sequence genomic window:
- the LOC106339067 gene encoding uncharacterized protein LOC106339067 has product MRVSVEIITGTFINTEVSENATVKELKEKIAKEVQLSVRRLILVVGNEEERRMVMEDEDETMLIDLGVREDSHMYLFFKHPDFGYKEESSQGKKDDASMEETAESKRRNGEEDEEAEAETDCEDEDTSMKNGEEYNVNVDDR; this is encoded by the coding sequence ATGAGGGTAAGTGTGGAGATAATAACGGGGACATTTATAAATACGGAGGTGAGTGAGAATGCGACGGTGAAGGAATTAAAGGAGAAGATTGCGAAGGAGGTGCAATTATCGGTGAGGCGTTTGATACTTGTGGTCGGAAATGAAGAGGAGAGGAGAATGGTGATGGAGGATGAAGATGAAACGATGTTGATAGATTTAGGAGTAAGAGAAGATTCTCATATGTATTTGTTCTTTAAGCATCCTGACTTTGGTTACAAGGAAGAGAGTTCTCAAGGAAAAAAAGATGATGCTTCTATGGAGGAGACAGCAGAGAGTAAAAGAAGAAACGGAGAAGAAGATGAAGAGGCAGAGGCGGAAACAGACTGTGAAGATGAAGATACATCGATGAAGAATGGTGAAGAATATAATGTCAATGTAGATGATAGATAA
- the LOC106340575 gene encoding homeobox-leucine zipper protein HDG2-like gives MSQPNMVPVEMNNNIGDGDNNNNGNNTTTTNNDMNGGIVLGDEEIDSANTSENQEDGSDHQDPARPSKRKRYHRHTKHQIQEMENFFKECPHPDDTQRKELSRQLGLDHHQIKFWFQNKRTQIKNHQERHENSQLRAENDRLRAENHQCRASIAKAICHRCGGKTAIGEMSFEEHHLLLENTKLAEEIRQLSLVMPKCTGKPVMNYTLTPPVPARPSEEIASNRREVYGSIGNLPGSALRVKDVDKPLIIELAELAMEELMAMARLDEPLWNIGANGTSLALNLNEYTRIVRNGLGPILNGLRIEASKATSIAFMNHLDIVQSLMDVNLWSNMFARMVARAMSHDAILTGVQGNFDGAFHLMTAEYQVLSPVVSTRECYFVRYSKQQGDGIWAVVDVSIDHLFPNLELKCRRRPSGCLIQQIENGFCKVTWVEHVEVDDREVHPLYKSLISSGQALSAERWVETLERQCERLAYIMTQNVPSIEPDGQIMITNNAKQSLLKIAERMTRSFLTGVATSNGDIWFRLSGNAGSTVRAMTRKSLNDPGRPVGVILYASTSFWLPVPPKTVFDFLRDAKNRTNWDVITTGGEDLQLMSQIGNGRDSRNCVSLLRTPNTSQKKMMMIQETSTDPTASFVIYAPLDVTLTENVLMGGDPGNVSLLPMGFAILPDGTAQPGREGGSLVSAAFQVLAEKDPSARLSFSSLATTENLILKTAHKIRAYFSQQTV, from the exons ATGTCTCAGCCCAACATGGTACCAGTGGAGATGAACAACAATATTGGAGACGGTGACAACAACAACAACGGAAACAACACCACCACCACCAACAATGACATGAATGGTGGTATTGTTTTGGGGGATGAGGAAATAGACAGTGCTAATACAAGTGAGAATCAAGAAGATGGAAGCGATCATCAAGATCCAGCACGTCCTAGTAAGAGAAAACGTTATCATCGTCACACCAAACATCAAATCCAGGAAATGGAAAA TTTCTTCAAAGAGTGTCCTCATCCAGATGACACGCAAAGGAAAGAGCTTAGCCGTCAGCTGGGATTAGACCATCATCAGATCAAATTCTGGTTCCAGAACAAACGCACCCAAATAAAG AATCATCAAGAACGCCATGAGAACTCACAACTTCGGGCAGAGAACGATAGGCTTAGAGCCGAAAACCACCAATGTCGAGCATCTATTGCTAAGGCCATATGTCATAGGTGTGGAGGTAAAACCGCAATTGGTGAAATGTCTTTCGAGGAACATCATCTTCTCCTCGAAAATACTAAGTTAGCTGAAGAG ATCCGTCAATTATCTTTGGTGATGCCCAAGTGTACAGGCAAGCCTGTAATGAACTATACCCTTACTCCTCCTGTTCCAGCTCGACCTTCGGAAGAGATAGCATCTAATAGAAGAGAAGTATATGGAAGTATCGGAAACCTCCCGGGGTCAGCACTTAGAGTGAAAGATGTCGATAAGCCGTTGATCATAGAGTTAGCAGAGTTAGCCATGGAGGAGCTAATGGCGATGGCTCGACTGGATGAACCGCTGTGGAACATAGGAGCTAATGGCACGAGCTTAGCTTTAAACTTGAATGAATACACAAGAATAGTTCGGAACGGACTCGGGCCTATACTGAATGGGCTTAGAATCGAGGCATCCAAGGCAACCTCAATCGCGTTCATGAACCATCTAGACATTGTTCAAAGTCTAATGGATGTG AATCTTTGGTCGAACATGTTTGCTAGAATGGTTGCTAGAGCCATGAGTCATGACGCTATCTTGACTGGAGTCCAAGGAAACTTTGACGGAGCGTTCCATCTG ATGACTGCTGAATACCAAGTTCTTTCGCCAGTAGTCTCAACCCGAGAATGCTACTTCGTCCGCTACAGTAAGCAGCAAGGTGACGGTATATGGGCGGTGGTCGATGTTTCCATCGACCATCTCTTTCCAAACCTTGAACTTAAATGTCGGAGACGGCCCTCTGGATGTCTGATTCAACAAATTGAAAATGGATTCTGCAAG GTTACTTGGGTTGAGCATGTGGAGGTAGATGACAGAGAAGTACACCCCTTGTATAAGTCCTTAATCAGCTCTGGTCAAGCTTTAAGTGCTGAACGTTGGGTTGAAACATTGGAGCGCCAGTGCGAGCGTTTAGCCTACATCATGACTCAAAACGTTCCATCCATAGAACCAGATGGTCAAATAA TGATAACGAACAATGCAAAGCAGAGCCTTCTGAAGATAGCTGAGAGGATGACAAGAAGTTTCCTCACTGGAGTGGCTACTTCAAATGGAGATATATGGTTTAGATTGTCTGGTAATGCAGGAAGTACTGTCAGAGCGATGACTCGAAAGAGCTTGAATGATCCAGGAAGGCCTGTAGGGGTCATTCTCTATGCATCTACTTCGTTTTGGCTACCGGTTCCTCCTAAGACTGTCTTTGACTTCCTTAGAGATGCCAAGAATCGAACCAAT TGGGATGTTATCACAACTGGAGGGGAAGATTTGCAGTTGATGTCACAGATTGGAAATGGGAGAGACAGTAGGAACTGTGTATCTTTACTCCGG ACCCCAAACACTAGCCAGAAAAAGATGATGATGATCCAAGAGACCTCTACTGACCCAACCGCTTCATTTGTGATCTATGCACCTCTTGATGTAACATTGACAGAGAATGTTCTCATGGGAGGTGACCCTGGCAATGTGTCACTACTTCCAATGGGTTTTGCTATTCTTCCTGATGGTACGGCTCAGCCTGGAAGAGAAGGAGGGTCACTCGTGAGTGCTGCCTTTCAGGTTCTGGCTGAAAAAGATCCTTCGGCTAGGCTGTCTTTTAGCTCTCTTGCAACCACTGAAAATCTGATTTTAAAAACCGCGCATAAGATCAGAGCTTACTTTAGTCAGCAGACAGTTTGA
- the LOC106336923 gene encoding glutamate receptor 3.7-like isoform X1 has protein sequence MGLRIDKSVAITVLIVATLMVQVRCQRPQVINLGAVFTFDSVIGRAAKVALEAAVSDVNADTSLLQETELRLFVEDSSCNVFHGSFAAFEVLGKEVVAIIGPISSSIAHTLSDIAKGLKFPLVSFAATDPTLSALQFPFFLRTTPDDAHQMSALVDLIDFHGWKEVISVYSDDELGRNGVSALDDELDKKRFRISYKVPLSLHSDDKSATDALNKSKSLGPRVYILHFGPDPLLRIFTIAQKLKMMTREYVWLATDWLSVTLDSSLSGEDTFKRLEGVVGLRQYIPESIKMRQLKRNRSMNAYAFHAYDTVWMIAYGIEKMLNEGVNITFSHSKKLTHAQGHKLHLEKVKIFNRGEVLLEKLLKVNFTGLAGQVRFGSSGRNVTGCDYEIINVDRTGVHTVGFWSKNGGFSVGNITWPGGGSEKPRGWVIDSANPLKIVVPKRVSFVEFVTEDRNTSTHHIKGLCIDIFIEALKLLPYNVPYKFESFGDGHSSPNYSKIIQMVSDGSNFQVYDAAVGDITIVPTRSKLVDFSQPYASTGLVVVIPNVYDGTWIFLRPFTTQLWCVVLASFLCIGVVIWILEHRVNEDFRGPPRRQIITMIFFSFSTLFKRNHEDTISNLARLVMIFWLFLLMVLIASYKAEVSSILTVQQLPSAITGIDSLRASELPIGYQSGTFTFEYLTYSLGMARSRLVPLDSIEEYERALKLGPNALGGVAAIVDELPYIELFLAERTGFKIVGEPFMNRGWGFAFKRDSPLAIDMSTAILNLTETRKQKRILKKWLCKKSCGEKSDWNQPEPNQFHLKSFEGLYLFCVAITVSAFLVFVLRMIRQFVRYRRSERTSLTPRASLSSSPTTTRLWGFMLGFVEFVDEKEEATRSDDDSNNNPSQVVELQGDSEVR, from the exons ATGGGACTACGCATTGACAAATCCGTGGCTATAACGGTACTGATTGTAGCCACTCTGATGGTTCAAGTGAGATGCCAAAGGCCTCAAGTGATAAACCTCGGTGCTGTTTTCACTTTTGATTCCGTTATCGGAAGAGCTGCAAAAGTCGCTCTCGAGGCAGCTGTCTCTGATGTGAACGCTGACACAAGCCTTCTCCAAGAAACAGAGCTACGTCTTTTTGTGGAGGACTCTTCTTGCAATGTCTTTCATGGATCCTTCGCAG CGTTTGAAGTGCTTGGGAAAGAAGTGGTGGCTATCATCGGTCCTATCTCATCGTCCATCGCTCATACATTATCAGACATTGCAAAAGGGCTCAAGTTCCCCCTCGTCTCATTCGCAGCAACTGATCCAACACTCTCCGCCCTCCAGTTCCCCTTCTTTCTCCGGACCACACCTGATGACGCCCACCAAATGTCCGCCCTTGTGGACCTCATCGATTTCCACGGATGGAAAGAGGTGATATCTGTTTACTCAGATGACGAGCTCGGAAGAAACGGAGTTTCTGCTCTTGATGATGAGCTTGACAAGAAAAGATTCAGGATCTCCTATAAAGTGCCGCTCTCGCTACACTCTGATGACAAATCCGCTACTGATGCTCTGAACAAATCCAAGTCCCTTGGTCCTAGAGTCTATATCCTTCATTTTGGTCCTGACCCTTTGCTCAGAATCTTTACCATAGCGCAGAAGCTGAAGATGATGACACGTGAGTACGTGTGGCTCGCCACAGACTGGCTCTCAGTTACCTTAGATTCCTCTTTGAGTGGGGAAGATACTTTTAAACGTCTTGAAGGAGTAGTGGGGCTTCGTCAATACATACCAGAATCCATAAAGATGCGCCAACTAAAGAGGAACAGGTCAATGAATGCCTACGCGTTCCATGCATATGATACGGTGTGGATGATTGCATACGGCATCGAGAAAATGCTGAATGAGGGAGTCAACATAACATTCTCTCACTCCAAGAAGTTAACTCACGCACAAGGACATAAACTTCACCTGGAGAAAGTCAAAATATTCAACAGAGGGGAGGTACTACTTGAGAAGCTTCTGAAGGTTAACTTCACCGGTTTGGCCGGTCAAGTTCGGTTTGGTTCTTCTGGTCGAAATGTCACTGGCTGTGACTACGAAATCATCAATGTGGACAGAACAGGCGTTCACACTGTGGGTTTCTGGTCGAAAAATGGTGGTTTTTCAGTTGGTAACATAACATGGCCTGGTGGTGGCAGTGAAAAGCCACGTGGATGGGTTATTGATTCCGCAAATCCACTGAAGATTGTTGTCCCTAAAAGAGTTAGTTTTGTCGAGTTTGTGACTGAAGACAGGAACACTAGTACCCATCATATCAAAGGCTTATGTATTGACATCTTCATTGAAGCATTGAAGTTACTCCCTTACAATGTTCCTTACAAGTTTGAGTCATTTGGGGATGGCCATTCAAGTCCTAATTACAGCAAGATTATTCAAATGGTATCGGATGGC AGTAACTTTCAGGTATACGATGCAGCAGTTGGGGATATTACAATAGTCCCAACCCGGTCCAAACTAGTAGATTTCTCGCAGCCATATGCTTCCACAGGCCTTGTGGTGGTGATTCCAAACGTCTACGATGGGACTTGGATCTTTCTGAGACCCTTCACCACTCAGCTATGGTGCGTTGTTCTAGCTTCATTTCTCTGTATTGGCGTTGTCATTTGGATCCTCGAACATCGCGTCAATGAAGATTTCAGAGGGCCACCACGAAGACAAATCATCACGATGATCTT TTTCAGCTTTTCCACTCTCTTTAAGAGAAATC ATGAAGATACGATAAGCAATCTAGCGAGACTAGTGATGATTTTTTGGCTCTTCCTATTGATGGTTCTAATCGCGAGCTACAAAGCGGAAGTCAGCTCAATCCTCACAGTTCAACAGCTTCCCTCTGCCATTACCGGCATCGACAGCTTGCGAGCAAGTGAGTTGCCTATCGGTTACCAGTCTGGGACGTTCACTTTCGAGTACTTAACCTACAGTCTTGGCATGGCTCGGTCTAGACTGGTCCCACTTGACTCGATTGAGGAGTATGAAAGGGCTCTAAAGCTAGGGCCAAACGCTTTGGGAGGCGTAGCTGCTATTGTTGACGAGCTCCCTTACATTGAACTGTTCTTAGCGGAACGGACTGGTTTCAAAATTGTCGGAGAGCCGTTTATGAACCGCGGTTGGGGATTT GCGTTTAAGAGAGATTCTCCACTGGCTATAGACATGTCAACAGCGATCTTGAATCTCACTGAGACGAGAAAGCAGAAAAGGATTCTGAAGAAATGGCTATGCAAGAAGAGCTGCGGAGAGAAGTCAGATTGGAACCAACCAGAGCCAAACCAGTTTCATCTCAAGAGCTTCGAAGGGTTGTACCTTTTCTGCGTTGCGATCACTGTCTCTGCGTTCTTGGTGTTTGTTCTCAGGATGATACGCCAGTTCGTGCGGTACAGAAGGAGTGAGAGGACAAGCTTGACGCCACGAGCTTCTTTGTCGTCTTCTCCTACGACGACGCGTTTATGGGGATTTATGTTGGGTTTCGTGGAGTTTGTGGATGAGAAAGAAGAGGCCACTAGGAGTGATGATGACTCTAACAACAACCCATCTCAAGTTGTGGAACTTCAAGGTGATTCTGAGGTACGATAA
- the LOC106336923 gene encoding glutamate receptor 3.7-like isoform X3: MGLRIDKSVAITVLIVATLMVQVRCQRPQVINLGAVFTFDSVIGRAAKVALEAAVSDVNADTSLLQETELRLFVEDSSCNVFHGSFAAFEVLGKEVVAIIGPISSSIAHTLSDIAKGLKFPLVSFAATDPTLSALQFPFFLRTTPDDAHQMSALVDLIDFHGWKEVISVYSDDELGRNGVSALDDELDKKRFRISYKVPLSLHSDDKSATDALNKSKSLGPRVYILHFGPDPLLRIFTIAQKLKMMTREYVWLATDWLSVTLDSSLSGEDTFKRLEGVVGLRQYIPESIKMRQLKRNRSMNAYAFHAYDTVWMIAYGIEKMLNEGVNITFSHSKKLTHAQGHKLHLEKVKIFNRGEVLLEKLLKVNFTGLAGQVRFGSSGRNVTGCDYEIINVDRTGVHTVGFWSKNGGFSVGNITWPGGGSEKPRGWVIDSANPLKIVVPKRVSFVEFVTEDRNTSTHHIKGLCIDIFIEALKLLPYNVPYKFESFGDGHSSPNYSKIIQMVYDAAVGDITIVPTRSKLVDFSQPYASTGLVVVIPNVYDGTWIFLRPFTTQLWCVVLASFLCIGVVIWILEHRVNEDFRGPPRRQIITMIFFSFSTLFKRNHEDTISNLARLVMIFWLFLLMVLIASYKAEVSSILTVQQLPSAITGIDSLRASELPIGYQSGTFTFEYLTYSLGMARSRLVPLDSIEEYERALKLGPNALGGVAAIVDELPYIELFLAERTGFKIVGEPFMNRGWGFAFKRDSPLAIDMSTAILNLTETRKQKRILKKWLCKKSCGEKSDWNQPEPNQFHLKSFEGLYLFCVAITVSAFLVFVLRMIRQFVRYRRSERTSLTPRASLSSSPTTTRLWGFMLGFVEFVDEKEEATRSDDDSNNNPSQVVELQGDSEVR; this comes from the exons ATGGGACTACGCATTGACAAATCCGTGGCTATAACGGTACTGATTGTAGCCACTCTGATGGTTCAAGTGAGATGCCAAAGGCCTCAAGTGATAAACCTCGGTGCTGTTTTCACTTTTGATTCCGTTATCGGAAGAGCTGCAAAAGTCGCTCTCGAGGCAGCTGTCTCTGATGTGAACGCTGACACAAGCCTTCTCCAAGAAACAGAGCTACGTCTTTTTGTGGAGGACTCTTCTTGCAATGTCTTTCATGGATCCTTCGCAG CGTTTGAAGTGCTTGGGAAAGAAGTGGTGGCTATCATCGGTCCTATCTCATCGTCCATCGCTCATACATTATCAGACATTGCAAAAGGGCTCAAGTTCCCCCTCGTCTCATTCGCAGCAACTGATCCAACACTCTCCGCCCTCCAGTTCCCCTTCTTTCTCCGGACCACACCTGATGACGCCCACCAAATGTCCGCCCTTGTGGACCTCATCGATTTCCACGGATGGAAAGAGGTGATATCTGTTTACTCAGATGACGAGCTCGGAAGAAACGGAGTTTCTGCTCTTGATGATGAGCTTGACAAGAAAAGATTCAGGATCTCCTATAAAGTGCCGCTCTCGCTACACTCTGATGACAAATCCGCTACTGATGCTCTGAACAAATCCAAGTCCCTTGGTCCTAGAGTCTATATCCTTCATTTTGGTCCTGACCCTTTGCTCAGAATCTTTACCATAGCGCAGAAGCTGAAGATGATGACACGTGAGTACGTGTGGCTCGCCACAGACTGGCTCTCAGTTACCTTAGATTCCTCTTTGAGTGGGGAAGATACTTTTAAACGTCTTGAAGGAGTAGTGGGGCTTCGTCAATACATACCAGAATCCATAAAGATGCGCCAACTAAAGAGGAACAGGTCAATGAATGCCTACGCGTTCCATGCATATGATACGGTGTGGATGATTGCATACGGCATCGAGAAAATGCTGAATGAGGGAGTCAACATAACATTCTCTCACTCCAAGAAGTTAACTCACGCACAAGGACATAAACTTCACCTGGAGAAAGTCAAAATATTCAACAGAGGGGAGGTACTACTTGAGAAGCTTCTGAAGGTTAACTTCACCGGTTTGGCCGGTCAAGTTCGGTTTGGTTCTTCTGGTCGAAATGTCACTGGCTGTGACTACGAAATCATCAATGTGGACAGAACAGGCGTTCACACTGTGGGTTTCTGGTCGAAAAATGGTGGTTTTTCAGTTGGTAACATAACATGGCCTGGTGGTGGCAGTGAAAAGCCACGTGGATGGGTTATTGATTCCGCAAATCCACTGAAGATTGTTGTCCCTAAAAGAGTTAGTTTTGTCGAGTTTGTGACTGAAGACAGGAACACTAGTACCCATCATATCAAAGGCTTATGTATTGACATCTTCATTGAAGCATTGAAGTTACTCCCTTACAATGTTCCTTACAAGTTTGAGTCATTTGGGGATGGCCATTCAAGTCCTAATTACAGCAAGATTATTCAAATG GTATACGATGCAGCAGTTGGGGATATTACAATAGTCCCAACCCGGTCCAAACTAGTAGATTTCTCGCAGCCATATGCTTCCACAGGCCTTGTGGTGGTGATTCCAAACGTCTACGATGGGACTTGGATCTTTCTGAGACCCTTCACCACTCAGCTATGGTGCGTTGTTCTAGCTTCATTTCTCTGTATTGGCGTTGTCATTTGGATCCTCGAACATCGCGTCAATGAAGATTTCAGAGGGCCACCACGAAGACAAATCATCACGATGATCTT TTTCAGCTTTTCCACTCTCTTTAAGAGAAATC ATGAAGATACGATAAGCAATCTAGCGAGACTAGTGATGATTTTTTGGCTCTTCCTATTGATGGTTCTAATCGCGAGCTACAAAGCGGAAGTCAGCTCAATCCTCACAGTTCAACAGCTTCCCTCTGCCATTACCGGCATCGACAGCTTGCGAGCAAGTGAGTTGCCTATCGGTTACCAGTCTGGGACGTTCACTTTCGAGTACTTAACCTACAGTCTTGGCATGGCTCGGTCTAGACTGGTCCCACTTGACTCGATTGAGGAGTATGAAAGGGCTCTAAAGCTAGGGCCAAACGCTTTGGGAGGCGTAGCTGCTATTGTTGACGAGCTCCCTTACATTGAACTGTTCTTAGCGGAACGGACTGGTTTCAAAATTGTCGGAGAGCCGTTTATGAACCGCGGTTGGGGATTT GCGTTTAAGAGAGATTCTCCACTGGCTATAGACATGTCAACAGCGATCTTGAATCTCACTGAGACGAGAAAGCAGAAAAGGATTCTGAAGAAATGGCTATGCAAGAAGAGCTGCGGAGAGAAGTCAGATTGGAACCAACCAGAGCCAAACCAGTTTCATCTCAAGAGCTTCGAAGGGTTGTACCTTTTCTGCGTTGCGATCACTGTCTCTGCGTTCTTGGTGTTTGTTCTCAGGATGATACGCCAGTTCGTGCGGTACAGAAGGAGTGAGAGGACAAGCTTGACGCCACGAGCTTCTTTGTCGTCTTCTCCTACGACGACGCGTTTATGGGGATTTATGTTGGGTTTCGTGGAGTTTGTGGATGAGAAAGAAGAGGCCACTAGGAGTGATGATGACTCTAACAACAACCCATCTCAAGTTGTGGAACTTCAAGGTGATTCTGAGGTACGATAA
- the LOC106336923 gene encoding glutamate receptor 3.7-like isoform X2, whose translation MGLRIDKSVAITVLIVATLMVQVRCQRPQVINLGAVFTFDSVIGRAAKVALEAAVSDVNADTSLLQETELRLFVEDSSCNVFHGSFAAFEVLGKEVVAIIGPISSSIAHTLSDIAKGLKFPLVSFAATDPTLSALQFPFFLRTTPDDAHQMSALVDLIDFHGWKEVISVYSDDELGRNGVSALDDELDKKRFRISYKVPLSLHSDDKSATDALNKSKSLGPRVYILHFGPDPLLRIFTIAQKLKMMTREYVWLATDWLSVTLDSSLSGEDTFKRLEGVVGLRQYIPESIKMRQLKRNRSMNAYAFHAYDTVWMIAYGIEKMLNEGVNITFSHSKKLTHAQGHKLHLEKVKIFNRGEVLLEKLLKVNFTGLAGQVRFGSSGRNVTGCDYEIINVDRTGVHTVGFWSKNGGFSVGNITWPGGGSEKPRGWVIDSANPLKIVVPKRVSFVEFVTEDRNTSTHHIKGLCIDIFIEALKLLPYNVPYKFESFGDGHSSPNYSKIIQMVSDGVYDAAVGDITIVPTRSKLVDFSQPYASTGLVVVIPNVYDGTWIFLRPFTTQLWCVVLASFLCIGVVIWILEHRVNEDFRGPPRRQIITMIFFSFSTLFKRNHEDTISNLARLVMIFWLFLLMVLIASYKAEVSSILTVQQLPSAITGIDSLRASELPIGYQSGTFTFEYLTYSLGMARSRLVPLDSIEEYERALKLGPNALGGVAAIVDELPYIELFLAERTGFKIVGEPFMNRGWGFAFKRDSPLAIDMSTAILNLTETRKQKRILKKWLCKKSCGEKSDWNQPEPNQFHLKSFEGLYLFCVAITVSAFLVFVLRMIRQFVRYRRSERTSLTPRASLSSSPTTTRLWGFMLGFVEFVDEKEEATRSDDDSNNNPSQVVELQGDSEVR comes from the exons ATGGGACTACGCATTGACAAATCCGTGGCTATAACGGTACTGATTGTAGCCACTCTGATGGTTCAAGTGAGATGCCAAAGGCCTCAAGTGATAAACCTCGGTGCTGTTTTCACTTTTGATTCCGTTATCGGAAGAGCTGCAAAAGTCGCTCTCGAGGCAGCTGTCTCTGATGTGAACGCTGACACAAGCCTTCTCCAAGAAACAGAGCTACGTCTTTTTGTGGAGGACTCTTCTTGCAATGTCTTTCATGGATCCTTCGCAG CGTTTGAAGTGCTTGGGAAAGAAGTGGTGGCTATCATCGGTCCTATCTCATCGTCCATCGCTCATACATTATCAGACATTGCAAAAGGGCTCAAGTTCCCCCTCGTCTCATTCGCAGCAACTGATCCAACACTCTCCGCCCTCCAGTTCCCCTTCTTTCTCCGGACCACACCTGATGACGCCCACCAAATGTCCGCCCTTGTGGACCTCATCGATTTCCACGGATGGAAAGAGGTGATATCTGTTTACTCAGATGACGAGCTCGGAAGAAACGGAGTTTCTGCTCTTGATGATGAGCTTGACAAGAAAAGATTCAGGATCTCCTATAAAGTGCCGCTCTCGCTACACTCTGATGACAAATCCGCTACTGATGCTCTGAACAAATCCAAGTCCCTTGGTCCTAGAGTCTATATCCTTCATTTTGGTCCTGACCCTTTGCTCAGAATCTTTACCATAGCGCAGAAGCTGAAGATGATGACACGTGAGTACGTGTGGCTCGCCACAGACTGGCTCTCAGTTACCTTAGATTCCTCTTTGAGTGGGGAAGATACTTTTAAACGTCTTGAAGGAGTAGTGGGGCTTCGTCAATACATACCAGAATCCATAAAGATGCGCCAACTAAAGAGGAACAGGTCAATGAATGCCTACGCGTTCCATGCATATGATACGGTGTGGATGATTGCATACGGCATCGAGAAAATGCTGAATGAGGGAGTCAACATAACATTCTCTCACTCCAAGAAGTTAACTCACGCACAAGGACATAAACTTCACCTGGAGAAAGTCAAAATATTCAACAGAGGGGAGGTACTACTTGAGAAGCTTCTGAAGGTTAACTTCACCGGTTTGGCCGGTCAAGTTCGGTTTGGTTCTTCTGGTCGAAATGTCACTGGCTGTGACTACGAAATCATCAATGTGGACAGAACAGGCGTTCACACTGTGGGTTTCTGGTCGAAAAATGGTGGTTTTTCAGTTGGTAACATAACATGGCCTGGTGGTGGCAGTGAAAAGCCACGTGGATGGGTTATTGATTCCGCAAATCCACTGAAGATTGTTGTCCCTAAAAGAGTTAGTTTTGTCGAGTTTGTGACTGAAGACAGGAACACTAGTACCCATCATATCAAAGGCTTATGTATTGACATCTTCATTGAAGCATTGAAGTTACTCCCTTACAATGTTCCTTACAAGTTTGAGTCATTTGGGGATGGCCATTCAAGTCCTAATTACAGCAAGATTATTCAAATGGTATCGGATGGC GTATACGATGCAGCAGTTGGGGATATTACAATAGTCCCAACCCGGTCCAAACTAGTAGATTTCTCGCAGCCATATGCTTCCACAGGCCTTGTGGTGGTGATTCCAAACGTCTACGATGGGACTTGGATCTTTCTGAGACCCTTCACCACTCAGCTATGGTGCGTTGTTCTAGCTTCATTTCTCTGTATTGGCGTTGTCATTTGGATCCTCGAACATCGCGTCAATGAAGATTTCAGAGGGCCACCACGAAGACAAATCATCACGATGATCTT TTTCAGCTTTTCCACTCTCTTTAAGAGAAATC ATGAAGATACGATAAGCAATCTAGCGAGACTAGTGATGATTTTTTGGCTCTTCCTATTGATGGTTCTAATCGCGAGCTACAAAGCGGAAGTCAGCTCAATCCTCACAGTTCAACAGCTTCCCTCTGCCATTACCGGCATCGACAGCTTGCGAGCAAGTGAGTTGCCTATCGGTTACCAGTCTGGGACGTTCACTTTCGAGTACTTAACCTACAGTCTTGGCATGGCTCGGTCTAGACTGGTCCCACTTGACTCGATTGAGGAGTATGAAAGGGCTCTAAAGCTAGGGCCAAACGCTTTGGGAGGCGTAGCTGCTATTGTTGACGAGCTCCCTTACATTGAACTGTTCTTAGCGGAACGGACTGGTTTCAAAATTGTCGGAGAGCCGTTTATGAACCGCGGTTGGGGATTT GCGTTTAAGAGAGATTCTCCACTGGCTATAGACATGTCAACAGCGATCTTGAATCTCACTGAGACGAGAAAGCAGAAAAGGATTCTGAAGAAATGGCTATGCAAGAAGAGCTGCGGAGAGAAGTCAGATTGGAACCAACCAGAGCCAAACCAGTTTCATCTCAAGAGCTTCGAAGGGTTGTACCTTTTCTGCGTTGCGATCACTGTCTCTGCGTTCTTGGTGTTTGTTCTCAGGATGATACGCCAGTTCGTGCGGTACAGAAGGAGTGAGAGGACAAGCTTGACGCCACGAGCTTCTTTGTCGTCTTCTCCTACGACGACGCGTTTATGGGGATTTATGTTGGGTTTCGTGGAGTTTGTGGATGAGAAAGAAGAGGCCACTAGGAGTGATGATGACTCTAACAACAACCCATCTCAAGTTGTGGAACTTCAAGGTGATTCTGAGGTACGATAA